A window of Streptomyces marispadix contains these coding sequences:
- a CDS encoding Rne/Rng family ribonuclease, giving the protein MSEPEVAEQVVPAESQQSAADESAADSDSGSAASGSQSSEGGSEAVADPAPPPRARRRAAAPAGTPVVAETPAADADGDAARSRTDDEEPAAPARTRRRTARKTAASAETDAPAESAGAGAEERSTAEGGPEGSGESEAVAEEPARTTRRSAATARKSTSTRKTAASARTSAKASAEASAGSAAQAEGSQEGDGADGTGGSEESGARTRRRTTTRKTAKTAKSAATESRSAAGSGSGAGNGSADSEGAAPTGTESGSSQARAPRKPAGPPVALFQAPVFTEPAFQTPQSAAAAAAADAAAEEADEIDDEEEEEAPVAAERPRRRRRRADSSGDGGQPADEGADTAADSEEETKESGDSDSDSDSDEEQEERPARRRRRGGRRRRRGESPESTDETEESGAASGARDGQDKRSQRGDGGKGESGGADGGAESAGSSDSAASGEAGGGADSGKAGEDDDESRGPGSSSSSRRRRRRRRRGSDAGDSGAGREVEEDDPERTVVKIREPRRRKEEPTDEVQAIKGSTRLEAKKQRRREGREQGRRRVPIITEAEFLARREAVKREMIVRQSGERTQIGVLEDDVLVEHFVNKEQSTSYVGNVYLGKVQNVLPSMEAAFVDIGKGRNAVLYAGEVNFEALGMANGPRRIETALKSGQSVLVQVTKDPMGHKGARLTSQVSLPGRYLVYVPEGSMTGISRKLPDTERSRLKQILKRIVPEDAGVIVRTAAEGASEDELRRDVERLQAQWEDIQRKAQKGNAPTLLYGEPDMTVRVVRDIFNEDFSKVVVSGDEAWETIHGYVAHVAPDLAERLEKWTSDVDVFATYRIDEQLMKALDRKVWLPSGGSLVIDRTEAMVVVDVNTGKFTGQGGNLEETVTRNNLEAAEEIVRQLRLRDLGGIIVIDFIDMVLESNRDLVLRRLLECLGRDRTKHQVAEVTSLGLVQMTRKRVGQGLLESFSEQCVHCNGRGVLVHMEQPATVGGGKKSKKRGGGKGGGAQAPSQAKAPAEEAPEVEAAAEAAVPAGVSGAAKEKVSVAEPKASRAAEFTPDEELYGSVAEAEAAATSGRSRTRRRGSRKATARQGAPQTQTQSQGQPEGKAQAEPAAVESAAGAGAEPGAREQASTEPESPAGRRTAGAETADAEASTPKGATGPGNGRSRSREGSVTGGEGATGDVSTAGGVQEDAGHTATGTDTASGAAAAPATETDRAEAERPARRRRRVARKVSAPAGSPPAAEEAVVTVVTARTEEPSAPEQSPQPASDALDASAGSATADAAAAPVAEPAPEAAPPARPRRRASRSVSAPAGSPQSSDEAAGAIVLPASEHSPAPQPVSDETPVEAQPVSEAAPPVARRRRVTRSVSAPAGPPPASDDAGSQPGPEAATESRPGQEPQAATDSEEVSAEGTTAAKRPAAKKTSEAASRRTTTRRTAAAEQDAPSSVSASADPPAEPSVDSPADSSPDEE; this is encoded by the coding sequence GTGAGCGAGCCGGAGGTCGCGGAGCAGGTCGTACCGGCCGAATCGCAGCAGTCCGCAGCGGATGAGTCGGCTGCGGACTCCGATTCGGGCTCTGCCGCCTCGGGTTCACAGAGTTCCGAAGGGGGCTCGGAGGCCGTGGCCGATCCGGCGCCGCCCCCGCGTGCGCGGCGCAGGGCCGCGGCACCGGCAGGGACGCCGGTCGTGGCGGAGACCCCCGCGGCCGACGCGGACGGCGATGCCGCGCGGTCCCGTACGGATGACGAAGAGCCCGCCGCTCCCGCACGGACCCGGCGCAGGACGGCTCGCAAGACCGCTGCCTCCGCGGAGACGGACGCTCCCGCGGAGAGCGCGGGCGCGGGCGCGGAGGAGCGGAGCACAGCCGAGGGCGGGCCCGAGGGCTCGGGCGAGTCCGAGGCGGTTGCCGAGGAGCCCGCACGTACCACGCGCCGCTCGGCGGCCACCGCCCGTAAGAGCACATCGACTCGTAAGACCGCCGCATCGGCTCGGACGTCGGCGAAGGCGTCCGCCGAGGCGTCGGCCGGTTCCGCGGCGCAGGCCGAAGGCTCGCAGGAGGGCGACGGCGCTGACGGCACCGGCGGCTCCGAGGAGTCCGGTGCCCGTACGCGGCGCCGCACCACGACACGTAAGACGGCGAAGACCGCCAAGTCCGCGGCCACCGAGTCGCGTTCCGCAGCAGGAAGCGGAAGCGGCGCCGGCAACGGGAGCGCCGATTCCGAAGGCGCCGCGCCCACCGGGACGGAGTCCGGGAGCAGCCAGGCCCGTGCTCCGCGCAAGCCTGCCGGGCCGCCGGTGGCGCTGTTCCAGGCGCCGGTGTTCACGGAGCCCGCGTTCCAGACCCCGCAGAGCGCAGCCGCGGCTGCCGCTGCCGACGCGGCGGCCGAGGAGGCCGACGAGATCGACGACGAGGAGGAAGAGGAGGCGCCGGTCGCGGCCGAGCGTCCGCGCCGCCGCCGTCGTCGTGCCGACTCCTCGGGCGACGGCGGGCAGCCCGCCGACGAGGGTGCCGATACGGCCGCCGACAGCGAGGAAGAGACGAAGGAGTCCGGCGACTCCGACTCCGACTCCGACTCGGACGAGGAGCAGGAGGAGCGCCCCGCCCGCAGGCGACGCCGCGGCGGGCGCCGCCGTCGCCGGGGTGAGAGCCCCGAGTCGACGGACGAGACCGAGGAGAGCGGTGCCGCCTCGGGCGCCCGCGACGGCCAGGACAAGCGGTCGCAGCGTGGCGACGGCGGCAAAGGCGAGAGCGGGGGCGCCGACGGCGGCGCCGAGTCCGCCGGATCGTCCGACTCGGCCGCTTCCGGCGAGGCAGGCGGAGGCGCGGACTCCGGCAAGGCGGGCGAGGACGACGACGAGAGCCGCGGCCCCGGTTCCTCCAGCAGCTCCCGGCGCCGTCGCCGCCGCCGCCGTCGCGGCAGTGACGCGGGTGACTCGGGCGCGGGCCGCGAGGTGGAGGAGGACGACCCGGAGCGTACGGTCGTCAAGATCCGCGAGCCTCGCCGCAGGAAGGAAGAGCCCACCGACGAGGTCCAGGCGATCAAGGGGTCCACGCGGCTGGAGGCGAAGAAGCAGCGCCGCCGTGAGGGCCGTGAGCAGGGCCGCCGCCGGGTGCCGATCATCACGGAGGCCGAGTTCCTGGCGCGCCGTGAGGCCGTCAAGCGGGAGATGATCGTCCGGCAGAGCGGCGAGCGTACGCAGATCGGCGTCCTGGAGGACGACGTGCTCGTGGAGCACTTCGTCAACAAGGAGCAGTCGACCTCGTACGTCGGCAACGTCTACCTCGGCAAGGTGCAGAACGTACTTCCGTCGATGGAGGCCGCCTTCGTCGACATCGGCAAGGGCCGCAACGCGGTCCTCTACGCCGGCGAGGTCAACTTCGAGGCGCTGGGCATGGCCAACGGCCCCCGCCGCATCGAGACCGCGCTCAAGTCCGGCCAGTCGGTGCTGGTGCAGGTCACCAAGGACCCGATGGGCCACAAGGGCGCCCGACTGACCAGCCAGGTGTCGCTGCCCGGCCGCTATCTGGTCTACGTCCCCGAGGGGTCGATGACCGGCATCAGCCGGAAGCTGCCCGACACCGAGCGTTCGCGGCTGAAGCAGATCCTGAAGAGGATCGTGCCGGAGGACGCGGGCGTCATCGTCCGTACGGCCGCCGAGGGCGCGAGCGAGGACGAACTGCGGCGCGACGTCGAGCGGTTGCAGGCCCAGTGGGAGGACATCCAGCGCAAGGCGCAGAAGGGCAACGCCCCGACGCTGCTCTACGGCGAGCCCGACATGACGGTGCGCGTCGTGCGCGACATCTTCAACGAGGACTTCTCGAAGGTCGTCGTCAGCGGTGACGAGGCGTGGGAGACCATCCACGGCTATGTCGCGCACGTGGCGCCCGACCTCGCTGAGCGCCTGGAGAAGTGGACGTCGGACGTGGACGTCTTCGCCACGTACCGCATCGACGAGCAGTTGATGAAGGCGCTGGACCGCAAGGTGTGGCTGCCGAGCGGCGGTTCGCTGGTGATCGACCGCACCGAGGCCATGGTCGTGGTGGATGTCAACACCGGGAAGTTCACCGGCCAGGGCGGCAACCTGGAGGAGACCGTCACCAGGAACAACCTGGAGGCGGCCGAGGAGATCGTGCGCCAGCTACGGCTGCGCGACCTCGGCGGCATCATCGTGATCGACTTCATCGACATGGTCCTGGAGTCCAACCGCGACCTGGTGCTGCGGCGGCTTCTCGAGTGCCTGGGACGGGACCGTACGAAGCACCAGGTCGCCGAGGTGACCTCGCTGGGGCTCGTGCAGATGACGCGAAAGCGGGTCGGGCAGGGCCTGCTGGAGTCCTTCTCCGAGCAGTGTGTGCACTGCAACGGGCGCGGCGTGCTCGTACACATGGAACAGCCGGCGACTGTCGGCGGCGGCAAGAAGAGCAAGAAGCGGGGCGGCGGCAAGGGCGGAGGCGCGCAGGCGCCGAGCCAGGCCAAGGCTCCGGCCGAGGAGGCGCCCGAGGTAGAGGCCGCCGCGGAGGCGGCCGTTCCGGCCGGGGTGTCCGGGGCTGCGAAGGAGAAGGTCTCCGTCGCGGAGCCGAAGGCGTCGCGGGCGGCCGAGTTCACGCCGGACGAGGAGCTTTACGGTTCGGTGGCCGAGGCGGAGGCGGCCGCGACGTCTGGCCGCAGCCGTACGAGGCGGCGGGGCAGCCGTAAGGCGACGGCGCGGCAGGGCGCGCCGCAGACCCAGACTCAGTCGCAGGGCCAGCCGGAGGGGAAGGCTCAGGCGGAGCCGGCGGCGGTGGAGTCCGCGGCCGGTGCGGGCGCCGAGCCGGGTGCCCGGGAGCAGGCGAGTACCGAGCCCGAGAGTCCCGCCGGACGGAGAACGGCAGGCGCGGAGACCGCAGACGCCGAAGCGAGCACCCCGAAGGGGGCCACCGGCCCGGGAAACGGCCGAAGCCGTTCGCGGGAAGGCTCCGTGACTGGTGGCGAGGGCGCCACCGGTGACGTGAGCACCGCGGGCGGCGTGCAGGAGGACGCCGGTCACACAGCCACGGGCACGGACACGGCGAGCGGTGCGGCTGCGGCACCGGCCACGGAGACCGACCGGGCGGAGGCGGAGCGCCCCGCGCGACGGCGCCGACGTGTGGCACGCAAGGTGTCGGCCCCCGCCGGATCTCCGCCCGCCGCCGAGGAGGCGGTGGTCACGGTCGTCACGGCGAGGACCGAAGAGCCGTCCGCCCCCGAGCAGTCGCCGCAGCCCGCGTCGGACGCGTTGGACGCGTCGGCTGGGTCGGCTACAGCGGACGCGGCTGCGGCCCCGGTGGCGGAGCCCGCGCCGGAGGCGGCTCCTCCGGCCAGGCCGAGGCGCCGTGCGAGCCGCAGCGTCTCGGCACCGGCAGGTTCGCCGCAGTCGTCGGACGAGGCGGCGGGTGCGATCGTGCTGCCCGCGTCGGAGCACTCGCCCGCGCCGCAGCCGGTGAGCGACGAGACCCCGGTGGAGGCACAGCCCGTCTCGGAGGCAGCTCCTCCGGTGGCCCGGCGGCGTCGCGTCACTCGTAGCGTCTCCGCTCCGGCGGGCCCGCCCCCGGCATCGGACGACGCCGGCTCGCAGCCGGGGCCTGAGGCGGCGACGGAGTCCCGGCCGGGACAGGAGCCTCAGGCGGCGACGGACTCGGAGGAGGTCTCCGCCGAGGGGACCACGGCGGCCAAGAGGCCGGCGGCGAAGAAGACGTCGGAAGCCGCTTCGAGGAGGACCACGACAAGGAGGACGGCCGCAGCCGAACAGGACGCTCCGTCCTCGGTGTCGGCATCCGCCGACCCTCCGGCCGAGCCGTCGGTCGATTCGCCCGCGGACTCGTCTCCCGACGAGGAGTGA
- a CDS encoding TIGR03936 family radical SAM-associated protein — translation MPRAAGSPSAAAPHQPLRREPLGKRQPEGPPPAPAVQRVRLRYTKRGRLRFTSHRDFQRAFERALRRAGVPMAYSAGFTPHPKVSYANAAPTGTGSEAEYLEIALVERRDPDELRSRLDESMPPGLDIVEAVEARTSDFTDRLEASEWELRLDGVAREEAERAVEVFLAAGSVEVERQTKKGLRTFDARAAVTSLTSAEAASGAGPDGPGEGPCAILRLVVRHVTPAVRPDDVLSGLRATADLAPPVPAAVTRLAQGPLDEETGTVTDPLAPDRDAPLVATAPGGSA, via the coding sequence ATGCCGAGGGCGGCAGGCTCCCCATCCGCAGCCGCCCCGCACCAGCCACTGAGGAGAGAACCACTGGGCAAGCGACAGCCCGAAGGCCCGCCGCCCGCACCCGCCGTACAGCGTGTGCGGCTGCGATACACCAAGCGCGGACGCCTCCGGTTCACCAGCCATCGGGACTTCCAGCGCGCTTTCGAGAGGGCGCTGCGCCGGGCAGGGGTGCCCATGGCGTACTCCGCCGGTTTCACCCCCCACCCCAAGGTCTCCTACGCCAATGCCGCACCCACCGGCACCGGCAGCGAGGCCGAGTATCTGGAGATCGCCCTCGTGGAGCGGCGCGATCCTGACGAACTGCGTTCGCGCCTCGACGAGTCGATGCCGCCAGGGCTCGACATCGTCGAGGCGGTCGAGGCCCGTACGTCCGACTTCACCGACCGGCTGGAGGCCTCCGAGTGGGAACTCCGGCTCGACGGGGTCGCACGGGAGGAAGCGGAACGGGCCGTGGAGGTCTTCCTCGCGGCCGGCTCCGTGGAGGTCGAACGGCAGACCAAGAAGGGCCTGCGTACTTTCGATGCCCGAGCCGCCGTCACGTCGCTGACCTCAGCGGAAGCGGCGTCCGGTGCAGGGCCCGATGGTCCCGGGGAGGGACCCTGTGCGATACTGCGCCTGGTGGTACGGCACGTGACACCTGCCGTACGACCCGACGACGTCCTGTCCGGCCTCCGAGCTACGGCCGACCTGGCGCCGCCGGTCCCCGCAGCGGTGACCAGGCTGGCGCAGGGGCCGCTCGATGAGGAGACCGGCACGGTGACCGACCCGTTGGCGCCCGACCGCGACGCACCCCTCGTCGCGACGGCGCCGGGCGGCAGCGCGTAG